In the Leptospira sp. WS4.C2 genome, one interval contains:
- a CDS encoding polysaccharide biosynthesis protein — MFENKTLLITGGTGSFGNTVLKRFLNTNVKEIRVFSRDEKKQEDMRIALNNDKLKFYIGDVRDYDSIASALVGVDYVFHAAALKQVPSCEFYPMEALKTNVIGTENVLAAAIARDVKRVVVLSTDKAVYPINAMGISKAMAEKVMVAKSRQIPEGGTVFCATRYGNVMASRGSVIPLFVEQLKSGDPLTITDPNMTRFLMSLEDSVDLVLHAFEHAKQGDIFIQKAPASTVGDLAIALKDLFKKDNHIRVIGTRHGEKLYESLVSREEMAKAVDMGRYYRIPADNRDLNYKKYFVEGEEKVSESEDYTSHNTNRLEVKEIVNLLLKLDYIQGELNA, encoded by the coding sequence ATGTTTGAAAATAAAACATTACTCATAACAGGTGGCACGGGTTCTTTCGGGAACACAGTCCTTAAGCGATTCTTAAATACCAATGTAAAGGAAATTCGTGTTTTTAGCCGCGATGAAAAAAAGCAAGAGGACATGCGTATCGCTTTAAATAACGATAAGTTGAAGTTTTATATTGGAGATGTGAGAGATTACGATAGCATTGCTTCCGCGTTAGTCGGTGTGGATTATGTATTTCATGCAGCCGCATTAAAACAAGTACCCTCTTGTGAATTTTATCCAATGGAAGCATTGAAGACAAATGTTATTGGAACAGAAAATGTATTAGCAGCTGCTATTGCTAGGGATGTTAAAAGAGTTGTCGTTTTAAGTACTGACAAAGCTGTTTATCCTATTAATGCGATGGGAATTTCAAAAGCAATGGCTGAAAAGGTAATGGTTGCAAAATCGCGACAGATTCCAGAAGGTGGCACTGTTTTTTGCGCGACAAGATATGGGAACGTTATGGCTTCGAGAGGATCTGTAATTCCATTATTTGTAGAACAATTAAAATCGGGAGATCCACTTACAATTACAGATCCAAATATGACAAGATTTTTGATGTCATTGGAAGATTCTGTCGATTTAGTTTTACATGCTTTTGAACATGCAAAACAAGGTGATATATTTATTCAAAAAGCACCAGCATCAACTGTCGGTGATTTAGCCATTGCTTTAAAGGATCTATTTAAAAAGGACAACCACATTCGAGTAATTGGAACACGCCATGGTGAAAAGTTATACGAATCTTTGGTTTCAAGGGAAGAAATGGCTAAGGCGGTGGATATGGGTCGTTACTATCGTATTCCTGCAGACAATAGAGACTTAAATTATAAAAAATATTTTGTAGAAGGTGAAGAAAAAGTTTCAGAGTCGGAAGATTACACTTCGCATAATACGAATAGATTGGAAGTTAAGGAAATCGTAAATTTGTTACTCAAATTGGACTATATACAGGGCGAATTGAATGCTTAA
- the wecB gene encoding non-hydrolyzing UDP-N-acetylglucosamine 2-epimerase, producing the protein MLKVMTLVGTRPELIKMSRVISALDIHFDHVLVHSGQNFDYELNQVFFDELEIRKPDYFLDVASDTVAKTIAEVITKSDEVFEKEKPDALLLYGDTNTCLAVISAKRRKIPVFHMEAGNRCFDERVPEELNRKVVDHLSDINLVLSEHARRYLILEGVRPETIIKTGSHMKEVLEYFKDKIESSEILKKMNLKEKEYFLLSAHREENVDSSENLESLLESIEALYEQYNKPIIISTHPRTKKRLEALPKRNWNPQIQFLKPFGFLDYIHLQKKSLCVISDSGTITEESSLLKFSAVTIRNTHERPEGMDEGTLIMTGLNKFKILDSIKIAINPTRIFHTVPDYDINNVSHKIIQVIQSYTDYINRTVWKKN; encoded by the coding sequence ATGCTTAAGGTTATGACTCTAGTGGGAACTAGACCCGAATTAATAAAAATGTCACGGGTGATAAGTGCCTTAGATATTCATTTCGATCATGTCCTCGTTCATTCTGGTCAAAATTTTGATTATGAATTGAATCAAGTTTTTTTTGATGAGTTAGAAATAAGAAAACCAGATTATTTTTTGGATGTAGCCTCCGATACTGTAGCCAAAACAATTGCTGAAGTAATTACGAAATCGGATGAAGTTTTTGAAAAAGAAAAACCTGATGCTTTACTTTTATACGGAGATACTAATACTTGTTTAGCTGTCATATCTGCAAAACGACGAAAAATCCCGGTTTTTCATATGGAAGCAGGAAACCGTTGTTTTGACGAGCGTGTGCCTGAAGAATTGAATCGCAAGGTAGTAGACCATCTGAGTGATATAAACTTAGTTTTATCGGAACATGCGAGACGATATCTAATTTTAGAAGGTGTTCGACCAGAGACTATCATCAAGACTGGATCACATATGAAGGAAGTATTAGAATATTTTAAAGATAAAATTGAATCTTCTGAAATTTTGAAAAAAATGAATCTAAAGGAAAAGGAATATTTTTTGTTGTCAGCTCATAGAGAAGAAAACGTTGACTCTAGTGAAAATTTAGAAAGTCTTTTGGAATCAATTGAAGCTTTATATGAACAATATAATAAACCAATTATCATTTCAACACATCCGCGAACAAAAAAGAGGTTGGAGGCATTGCCAAAAAGAAACTGGAATCCACAAATTCAGTTTCTTAAACCGTTTGGCTTTTTAGATTATATTCATCTACAGAAAAAGTCTTTATGTGTAATCTCAGATAGCGGAACAATTACAGAAGAATCCTCTCTTTTGAAATTTTCAGCTGTTACTATACGTAACACACATGAGAGACCGGAAGGAATGGACGAGGGAACTCTTATAATGACAGGACTCAATAAATTCAAGATTCTTGATTCGATTAAAATCGCTATAAACCCAACGCGGATATTTCATACGGTTCCAGATTACGATATTAATAATGTGTCCCATAAAATAATTCAAGTGATTCAAAGTTATACAGATTATATAAATAGAACTGTATGGAAAAAAAACTAA
- a CDS encoding glycosyltransferase family 4 protein: protein MKVLLVVDDYLPSSTKIAAKMMHELALEFIKRGNQVYVVTPGINLESSYYSFDLDGVKIYQFASGEIKNVSKFKRAINETLLSFRAWNSLKHILKQLNCELIVYYSPSIFWGLFIRKLRDIWKARTYLILRDFFPQWAIDNGLLRSNSIITKFFQFFEKINYSSADKIGLMSPGNLKWFGKKYKDQSKLEVLYNWVSDRPIKIESYPYRTRYNLHNKLVFFYGGNIGHAQDMSQILRLAKNLRKNQDVYFVLVGTGDEVALVRETIQKDSLTNLLLLDPVPQNEFIHMLAEFDIGLFCLNRDHTTHNFPGKILSYLVQSKPILGSVNPGNDLKEVIGNSKAGIVVEAGDDSTFLEAATKLLDKNIRELYAKNCNVLLKQIFSVESACDRIQSK, encoded by the coding sequence GTGAAAGTCCTTTTAGTAGTTGATGATTACCTACCAAGCAGCACCAAAATTGCAGCAAAGATGATGCATGAATTGGCCTTGGAATTTATAAAGAGAGGTAATCAGGTTTATGTGGTAACTCCAGGAATTAATTTAGAGTCCTCGTATTACTCATTTGATCTAGACGGTGTAAAAATATACCAATTTGCTTCTGGAGAGATTAAGAATGTTTCAAAATTCAAACGAGCAATCAATGAAACTTTACTTTCTTTTCGAGCTTGGAATTCTTTAAAGCATATACTAAAACAGTTAAATTGTGAATTGATTGTTTACTATTCTCCTTCTATTTTTTGGGGATTATTTATTCGGAAATTAAGAGATATTTGGAAGGCCAGAACTTACTTAATCTTAAGAGACTTTTTCCCGCAATGGGCGATAGACAACGGACTACTTAGATCTAATTCGATAATTACAAAGTTTTTTCAATTTTTTGAAAAAATCAATTATAGTTCGGCAGACAAAATCGGTTTGATGTCACCTGGAAATTTGAAATGGTTCGGAAAAAAATATAAAGACCAATCGAAATTGGAAGTATTATACAATTGGGTATCGGATCGACCGATAAAAATTGAAAGTTACCCTTATCGAACCAGATATAATCTTCACAATAAATTGGTATTTTTTTACGGCGGAAATATTGGCCATGCCCAGGATATGAGCCAAATTTTAAGATTGGCAAAGAATTTACGAAAAAATCAGGATGTTTATTTTGTTTTAGTTGGGACAGGTGATGAGGTAGCGCTTGTTAGGGAAACAATTCAAAAAGATTCTTTGACTAATTTACTTTTATTAGATCCTGTTCCGCAAAATGAATTTATACATATGTTAGCAGAATTTGATATTGGTCTTTTTTGTTTAAACAGAGATCATACAACTCATAATTTTCCTGGAAAAATACTTTCTTATTTGGTTCAATCAAAACCCATTTTAGGAAGTGTCAATCCGGGAAACGATTTAAAGGAAGTTATTGGTAATAGTAAAGCAGGTATAGTGGTTGAGGCTGGCGATGACTCTACTTTTTTAGAGGCCGCTACTAAACTATTGGATAAAAATATACGCGAACTGTATGCAAAAAACTGTAATGTTCTGTTAAAACAAATATTTTC